Proteins from one Bombus affinis isolate iyBomAffi1 chromosome 1, iyBomAffi1.2, whole genome shotgun sequence genomic window:
- the LOC126921520 gene encoding trichohyalin-like isoform X2 produces MHHMYSSKKGDPLCPLGFHPQVRWPTRCKRCFRDYKEHGGKKDSLRDITSSSPSLSYEQSSGRSAENGKRGWSSATNLAKDDFRASSESSHAAAGWTSLMDLSAIDNEERLEDRRPTKLQIKEVIDNSNESASENDVEFIIQVKKSKTGSSKSSEKNGERRMASEEWTEKSEVEQLRLQVKELQARCERAEKEKSEILMRRLATMETISSKAAPNEVQKLQKKNEALTQEKNSLLTKIRDLEKEVNSKTFRGERDREKDELRSKLKAAENLCESLMDDNEDMKKEIRQLEEEIYELQDTFRTSIWTEDSNTRTALFFTKSWIERGRFVAWDEQADEHVRLRKSLEQSNKNCRILSFKLRKVERKVEELETEKATLEKKYEEVKKVEETLQKVKGEFQTRPLKKATEFTTKVQLKKMVEEMEKEIGDMMTVFTNISDGKEVNIQDMKIKDNHGKYDKLSKEHELLKEKLDSVMKELLDEKEKKKYSTKVEEKNTDLQNIKKKLEEAVTLRENERKTWDQEKTALLEEKEKLKSKLLSLSAEKLKVYNETVQLKKDLETAKTSENEGAKLEKTINDLKKELLLEKDKSKKLQDDLSGYTERESKMKQSMTSIEQTKTKLDTELKRLKKELENTKTSNSAKINDLTREVSELKKEKEKLLSQVDQEKESKESEVATLKKKISALEKTGLNTKRMNELRQTYNEKILMAYILDLENELKKGQLEYDNLNDKYKELTNLKKQFDLDNESLNSKLREQNIELIGVRRELESMRQSMKIKESEWRSERSALENRIRESELPNKALITDLNNDISNLKKENNTLVTRLEDLRKANDDLSDKLKDYEAVSKIHQALTPDTTALESEIRKLKNALENMEKAKKADLAQCKMRYEHRITAINDEIQAIQNQLSRYKRERDTYKHMLEGAQKTIAELKSAKGRQSNASSGKSDEEEELSSASKLVLETQINSLEDELSEARLEASRLKAELVSEKSASHVKVSELQSRINELEEEKVLTSGRTKIPGLKVRMELAWQKEREEHQRLLQETATLARDLRQTLFEIERERSKERLENKRRQDQLKKVYDEEKEESKKKLLELQCDLLELRDAHAKLRTSNEKMRREKERHEKEREELKDVILKKCKQEQIELRNLNVLMQQVNDLMKLFPELNGIAENGTANTYTPTPPRRLKGPKSRESSPLSDSRSDIRGSNSQFIERTEKLEYTVKKLMDVAKELKESKKSADEVNTTRLKKLGKRSTSVESDPGKGITTSRSKPRLKRKSLSLEQTSVRNEESRIWGTDSNMSSLQSLESSDAEGRTQSLQRDSSVDSRLSTGSTKSEMLEREKKHSKGIIKKITTKLTKSASVDDPNISMDLSLQTSGSETSINEKTEKKNLKKKLTDMFKRGSRSGSVEKKISSTNHSRPASRNSTTSNK; encoded by the exons ATGCACCACATGTATTCCTCGAAGAAAGGAGATCCTCTCTGTCCACTTGGTTTCCATCCGCAAGTACGATGGCCAACCCGTTGCAAAAGATGCTTCAG AGATTACAAGGAGCACGGAGGCAAAAAAGATAGCTTGAGGGATATCACATCGTCGTCACCTAGTTTATCGTACGAGCAATCTTCAGGCCG ATCTGCCGAGAATGGAAAACGTGGTTGGTCTTCAGCGACAAATTTGGCAAAGGATGACTTTAGAGCAAGCTCAGAGTCATCGCACGCAGCAGCTGGTTGGACTTCGCTCATGGATCTTTCTGCTATCGACAACGAAGAGAGATTGGAAG ATAGGAGGCCAACTAAGTTACAAATTAAGGAGGTTATAGATAACAGCAATGAGAGCGCCTCAGAAAATGACGTCGAATTCATAATCCAG GTGAAGAAGTCGAAGACTGGTTCTTCGAAAAGCAGCGAAAAAAATGGAGAACGACGAATGGCAAGCGAAGAATGGACGGAAAAA AGCGAGGTAGAACAGTTAAGGTTACAAGTAAAAGAATTGCAAGCACGATGCGAGAGGGCGGAAAAGGAGAAGAGCGAGATCCTGATGAGGCGATTAGCAACTATGGAAACCATATCGAGTAAAGCTGCACCGAATGAAGTACAGAAATTACAGAAGAAGAATGAAG CGCTCACGCAagaaaagaacagtttattGACCAAGATAAGAGACCTGGAGAAAGAAGTGAACTCGAAAACGTTTAGAGGAGAACGAGACCGGGAAAAGGATGAGCTACGTTCGAAATTAAAGGCAGCAGAAAATTTATGCGAGAGTTTGATGGATGACAACGAAGATATGAAGAAAGAAATACGGCAATTGGAGGAAGAGATATACGAACTGCAAGATACCTTTAG GACGTCGATTTGGACGGAAGATTCCAACACAAGAACAGCACTGTTTTTCACCAAAAGCTGGATCGAACGTGGACGTTTCGTTGCTTG GGATGAGCAAGCGGACGAGCACGTTCGTTTGCGAAAAAGTTTGGAACAGTCGAATAAGAATTGTCGAATCTTGTCGTTTAAACTGAGGAAAGTTGAGCGGAAGGTGGAAGAACTAGAAACTGAGAAAGCTACTCTGGAAAAGAAATACGAAGAG GTGAAGAAAGTTGAAGAAACGTTGCAAAAGGTTAAAGGAGAATTCCAAACTAGGCCTCTGAAAAAGGCGACTGAATTTACAACTAAAGTACAATTGAAGAAGATGGTGGAAGAGATGGAAAAAGAAATAG GAGATATGATGACTGTCTTCACGAATATTTCTGATGGCAAAGAGGTGAACATTCAGGACATGAAAATCAAGGATAACCACGGGAAATACGACAAACTCTCAAAGGAGCATGAATTACTTAAGGAAAAGCTCGATTCTGTTATGAAAGAGTTGTTAgatgagaaagaaaagaagaaatacaGTACTAAAGTCGAGGAAAAAAATACGGATTTGCAAAACA TAAAAAAGAAATTGGAGGAGGCAGTGACATTGAGAGAAAACGAAAGGAAGACATGGGACCAGGAAAAGACAGCACTGCTCGAGGAGAAAGAGAAGCTAAAATCGAAACTTCTCTCTCTATCTGCGGAGAAACTTAAAGTGTATAACGAAACTGTACAATTGAAAAAGGATCTAG AAACAGCTAAGACATCAGAAAACGAAGGTGCAAAATTAGAGAAAACGATAAACGAtttgaagaaagaattgctTTTGGAAAAAGATAAATCGAAGAAGCTACAAGATGATTTGTCAGGATATACGGAACGAGAGTCGAAAATGAAACAATCAATGACATCA ATTGAACAAACAAAAACTAAGCTCGATACTGAGTTAAAACGCTTGAAGAAGGAATTAGAAAACACAAAAACCTCCAATTCCGCGAAAATAAATGATCTGACTAGGGAGGTCTCggaattaaagaaagaaaaggaaaaattgtTATCTCAAGTCGATCAAGAGAAAGAATCAAAGGAGAGTGAAGTAGCTACCTTGAAAAAGAAGATCAGTGCATTGGAGAAAACAGGATTGAACACGAAACGGATGAATGAATTGAGGCAGACGTACAATGAAAAGATTCTGA TGGCCTATATTTTAGATTTGGAGAACGAGCTCAAGAAAGGACAACTGGAATATGATAATCTGAATGACAAATACAAGGAATTGACGAATTTGAAAAAGCAATTCGATTTGGATAATGAGTCGCTTAATAG CAAATTACGAGAACAAAATATAGAGCTGATAGGTGTTCGTAGAGAATTGGAATCAATGCGACAGtcaatgaaaataaaagaaagcgaATGGCGATCAGAAAGATCAGCTCTAGAA aatcGTATACGAGAGAGTGAGCTGCCAAACAAAGCATTGATAACAGATTTGAATAATGACATAagcaatttgaaaaaagaaaacaatacaTTAGTAACGCGATTAGAAGATTTAAGAAAAGCG AACGACGACCTTTCTGACAAACTGAAGGACTATGAAGCAGTATCAAAAATCCATCAAGCTCTGACACCAGACACAACAGCTTTGGAGTCGGAGATACGAAAATTGAAAAACGCCCTTGAAAACATGGAGAAAGCAAAGAAAGCTGATTTAGCTCAATGCAAAATGCGTTATGAGCATAGAATAACTGCTATCAACGACGAAATTCAAGCTATTCAAAATCAATTGTCTAGGTACAAACGCGAGCGCGATACATATAAACATATGTTAGAAGGTGCTCAAAAAACTATCGCAGAATTAAAGTCTGCTAAAGGTAGACAGTCGAACGCATCTTCTGGGAAATCTGACGAG GAAGAAGAACTATCTAGTGCCAGTAAATTGGTTCTAGAAACGCAGATTAATAGCTTAGAAGACGAACTTTCTGAAGCAAGATTAGAAGCATCCAGATTGAAAGCTGAATTGGTATCTGAAAAGTCAGCGAGTCATGTTAAAGTATCTGAACTGCAGTCGCGAATTAACGAG cTCGAAGAAGAGAAAGTGCTCACTAGTGGTAGAACGAAGATTCCAGGACTGAAAGTTCGTATGGAGTTAGCGTGgcaaaaagaaagagaggagcATCAGAGATTATTGCAAGAGACCGCTACACTGGCGAGGGATTTGCGACAAACTCTATTCGAA ATTGAAAGAGAACGTTCCAAGGAAAGGCTGGAGAATAAGAGACGGCAAGATCAATTGAAAAAGGTGTAcgacgaagagaaagaagaaagcaagaagaaattgttagaa tTACAATGCGATTTGCTCGAATTAAGGGACGCTCACGCAAAATTAAGGACCAGTAACGAAAAAATGAGACGCGAAAAGGAACGTCATGAGAAGGAGAGAGAAGAACTCAAAGATGTAATATTGAAAAAATGTAAACAAGAACAGATTGAATTGCGAAATCTGAATGTATTGATGCAACAAGTCAATGACTTGATGAAACTTTTCCCCGAATTGAACGGTATAGCAGAAAATGGAACTGCGAATACTTATACACCGACTCCACCAAGACGATTAaag GGACCAAAATCGAGGGAATCATCACCACTGTCGGATTCGAGAAGCGATATAAGag GTTCAAATTCTCAATTTATTGAGAGAACAGAAAAATTAGAGTATACCGTTAAAAAATTAATGGATGTGGCAAAAGAACTGAAAGAATCGAAGAAATCTGCGGACGAAGTAAATACAACACGATTGAAGAAACTTGGCAAGAG ATCAACATCCGTGGAAAGCGATCCCGGGAAAGGTATAACAACATCTCGTTCGAAACCACGTTTGAAGAGAAAGAGTTTATCTTTAGAACAGACATCAGTACGAAATGAAGAA TCACGTATTTGGGGCACTGATAGCAACATGTCCAGTTTGCAATCATTAGAAAGTTCAGATGCTGAAGGACGAACACAAAGTTTGCAGAGAGATTCCAGTGTCGACAG TCGCCTCTCTACCGGTTCTACTAAAAGCGAAATGTTGGAGCGAGAAAAAAAGCATAGTAAAGgtataataaaaaagattacAACTAAATTGACTAAATCAGCCAGTGTGGATGATCCAAATATTTCTATGGACCTTTCTCTTCAA ACATCGGGATCCGAAACAAGCATCAATgagaagactgaaaagaaaaatCTAAAGAAAAAATTAACAGACATGTTCAAGAGAGGATCAAGAAGCGGCAG TGTAGAGAAGAAGATAAGTTCTACGAATCATAGTAGGCCAGCATCGAGAAACTCCACAACGTCGAACAAATAA
- the LOC126921520 gene encoding uncharacterized protein LOC126921520 isoform X6 encodes MHHMYSSKKGDPLCPLGFHPQVRWPTRCKRCFRDYKEHGGKKDSLRDITSSSPSLSYEQSSGRSAENGKRGWSSATNLAKDDFRASSESSHAAAGWTSLMDLSAIDNEERLEDRRPTKLQIKEVIDNSNESASENDVEFIIQVKKSKTGSSKSSEKNGERRMASEEWTEKSEVEQLRLQVKELQARCERAEKEKSEILMRRLATMETISSKAAPNEVQKLQKKNEALTQEKNSLLTKIRDLEKEVNSKTFRGERDREKDELRSKLKAAENLCESLMDDNEDMKKEIRQLEEEIYELQDTFRDEQADEHVRLRKSLEQSNKNCRILSFKLRKVERKVEELETEKATLEKKYEEVKKVEETLQKVKGEFQTRPLKKATEFTTKVQLKKMVEEMEKEIGDMMTVFTNISDGKEVNIQDMKIKDNHGKYDKLSKEHELLKEKLDSVMKELLDEKEKKKYSTKVEEKNTDLQNIKKKLEEAVTLRENERKTWDQEKTALLEEKEKLKSKLLSLSAEKLKVYNETVQLKKDLETAKTSENEGAKLEKTINDLKKELLLEKDKSKKLQDDLSGYTERESKMKQSMTSIEQTKTKLDTELKRLKKELENTKTSNSAKINDLTREVSELKKEKEKLLSQVDQEKESKESEVATLKKKISALEKTGLNTKRMNELRQTYNEKILMAYILDLENELKKGQLEYDNLNDKYKELTNLKKQFDLDNESLNSKLREQNIELIGVRRELESMRQSMKIKESEWRSERSALENRIRESELPNKALITDLNNDISNLKKENNTLVTRLEDLRKANDDLSDKLKDYEAVSKIHQALTPDTTALESEIRKLKNALENMEKAKKADLAQCKMRYEHRITAINDEIQAIQNQLSRYKRERDTYKHMLEGAQKTIAELKSAKGRQSNASSGKSDEEEELSSASKLVLETQINSLEDELSEARLEASRLKAELVSEKSASHVKVSELQSRINELEEEKVLTSGRTKIPGLKVRMELAWQKEREEHQRLLQETATLARDLRQTLFEIERERSKERLENKRRQDQLKKVYDEEKEESKKKLLELQCDLLELRDAHAKLRTSNEKMRREKERHEKEREELKDVILKKCKQEQIELRNLNVLMQQVNDLMKLFPELNGIAENGTANTYTPTPPRRLKGPKSRESSPLSDSRSDIRGSNSQFIERTEKLEYTVKKLMDVAKELKESKKSADEVNTTRLKKLGKRSTSVESDPGKGITTSRSKPRLKRKSLSLEQTSVRNEESRIWGTDSNMSSLQSLESSDAEGRTQSLQRDSSVDSRLSTGSTKSEMLEREKKHSKGIIKKITTKLTKSASVDDPNISMDLSLQTSGSETSINEKTEKKNLKKKLTDMFKRGSRSGSVEKKISSTNHSRPASRNSTTSNK; translated from the exons ATGCACCACATGTATTCCTCGAAGAAAGGAGATCCTCTCTGTCCACTTGGTTTCCATCCGCAAGTACGATGGCCAACCCGTTGCAAAAGATGCTTCAG AGATTACAAGGAGCACGGAGGCAAAAAAGATAGCTTGAGGGATATCACATCGTCGTCACCTAGTTTATCGTACGAGCAATCTTCAGGCCG ATCTGCCGAGAATGGAAAACGTGGTTGGTCTTCAGCGACAAATTTGGCAAAGGATGACTTTAGAGCAAGCTCAGAGTCATCGCACGCAGCAGCTGGTTGGACTTCGCTCATGGATCTTTCTGCTATCGACAACGAAGAGAGATTGGAAG ATAGGAGGCCAACTAAGTTACAAATTAAGGAGGTTATAGATAACAGCAATGAGAGCGCCTCAGAAAATGACGTCGAATTCATAATCCAG GTGAAGAAGTCGAAGACTGGTTCTTCGAAAAGCAGCGAAAAAAATGGAGAACGACGAATGGCAAGCGAAGAATGGACGGAAAAA AGCGAGGTAGAACAGTTAAGGTTACAAGTAAAAGAATTGCAAGCACGATGCGAGAGGGCGGAAAAGGAGAAGAGCGAGATCCTGATGAGGCGATTAGCAACTATGGAAACCATATCGAGTAAAGCTGCACCGAATGAAGTACAGAAATTACAGAAGAAGAATGAAG CGCTCACGCAagaaaagaacagtttattGACCAAGATAAGAGACCTGGAGAAAGAAGTGAACTCGAAAACGTTTAGAGGAGAACGAGACCGGGAAAAGGATGAGCTACGTTCGAAATTAAAGGCAGCAGAAAATTTATGCGAGAGTTTGATGGATGACAACGAAGATATGAAGAAAGAAATACGGCAATTGGAGGAAGAGATATACGAACTGCAAGATACCTTTAG GGATGAGCAAGCGGACGAGCACGTTCGTTTGCGAAAAAGTTTGGAACAGTCGAATAAGAATTGTCGAATCTTGTCGTTTAAACTGAGGAAAGTTGAGCGGAAGGTGGAAGAACTAGAAACTGAGAAAGCTACTCTGGAAAAGAAATACGAAGAG GTGAAGAAAGTTGAAGAAACGTTGCAAAAGGTTAAAGGAGAATTCCAAACTAGGCCTCTGAAAAAGGCGACTGAATTTACAACTAAAGTACAATTGAAGAAGATGGTGGAAGAGATGGAAAAAGAAATAG GAGATATGATGACTGTCTTCACGAATATTTCTGATGGCAAAGAGGTGAACATTCAGGACATGAAAATCAAGGATAACCACGGGAAATACGACAAACTCTCAAAGGAGCATGAATTACTTAAGGAAAAGCTCGATTCTGTTATGAAAGAGTTGTTAgatgagaaagaaaagaagaaatacaGTACTAAAGTCGAGGAAAAAAATACGGATTTGCAAAACA TAAAAAAGAAATTGGAGGAGGCAGTGACATTGAGAGAAAACGAAAGGAAGACATGGGACCAGGAAAAGACAGCACTGCTCGAGGAGAAAGAGAAGCTAAAATCGAAACTTCTCTCTCTATCTGCGGAGAAACTTAAAGTGTATAACGAAACTGTACAATTGAAAAAGGATCTAG AAACAGCTAAGACATCAGAAAACGAAGGTGCAAAATTAGAGAAAACGATAAACGAtttgaagaaagaattgctTTTGGAAAAAGATAAATCGAAGAAGCTACAAGATGATTTGTCAGGATATACGGAACGAGAGTCGAAAATGAAACAATCAATGACATCA ATTGAACAAACAAAAACTAAGCTCGATACTGAGTTAAAACGCTTGAAGAAGGAATTAGAAAACACAAAAACCTCCAATTCCGCGAAAATAAATGATCTGACTAGGGAGGTCTCggaattaaagaaagaaaaggaaaaattgtTATCTCAAGTCGATCAAGAGAAAGAATCAAAGGAGAGTGAAGTAGCTACCTTGAAAAAGAAGATCAGTGCATTGGAGAAAACAGGATTGAACACGAAACGGATGAATGAATTGAGGCAGACGTACAATGAAAAGATTCTGA TGGCCTATATTTTAGATTTGGAGAACGAGCTCAAGAAAGGACAACTGGAATATGATAATCTGAATGACAAATACAAGGAATTGACGAATTTGAAAAAGCAATTCGATTTGGATAATGAGTCGCTTAATAG CAAATTACGAGAACAAAATATAGAGCTGATAGGTGTTCGTAGAGAATTGGAATCAATGCGACAGtcaatgaaaataaaagaaagcgaATGGCGATCAGAAAGATCAGCTCTAGAA aatcGTATACGAGAGAGTGAGCTGCCAAACAAAGCATTGATAACAGATTTGAATAATGACATAagcaatttgaaaaaagaaaacaatacaTTAGTAACGCGATTAGAAGATTTAAGAAAAGCG AACGACGACCTTTCTGACAAACTGAAGGACTATGAAGCAGTATCAAAAATCCATCAAGCTCTGACACCAGACACAACAGCTTTGGAGTCGGAGATACGAAAATTGAAAAACGCCCTTGAAAACATGGAGAAAGCAAAGAAAGCTGATTTAGCTCAATGCAAAATGCGTTATGAGCATAGAATAACTGCTATCAACGACGAAATTCAAGCTATTCAAAATCAATTGTCTAGGTACAAACGCGAGCGCGATACATATAAACATATGTTAGAAGGTGCTCAAAAAACTATCGCAGAATTAAAGTCTGCTAAAGGTAGACAGTCGAACGCATCTTCTGGGAAATCTGACGAG GAAGAAGAACTATCTAGTGCCAGTAAATTGGTTCTAGAAACGCAGATTAATAGCTTAGAAGACGAACTTTCTGAAGCAAGATTAGAAGCATCCAGATTGAAAGCTGAATTGGTATCTGAAAAGTCAGCGAGTCATGTTAAAGTATCTGAACTGCAGTCGCGAATTAACGAG cTCGAAGAAGAGAAAGTGCTCACTAGTGGTAGAACGAAGATTCCAGGACTGAAAGTTCGTATGGAGTTAGCGTGgcaaaaagaaagagaggagcATCAGAGATTATTGCAAGAGACCGCTACACTGGCGAGGGATTTGCGACAAACTCTATTCGAA ATTGAAAGAGAACGTTCCAAGGAAAGGCTGGAGAATAAGAGACGGCAAGATCAATTGAAAAAGGTGTAcgacgaagagaaagaagaaagcaagaagaaattgttagaa tTACAATGCGATTTGCTCGAATTAAGGGACGCTCACGCAAAATTAAGGACCAGTAACGAAAAAATGAGACGCGAAAAGGAACGTCATGAGAAGGAGAGAGAAGAACTCAAAGATGTAATATTGAAAAAATGTAAACAAGAACAGATTGAATTGCGAAATCTGAATGTATTGATGCAACAAGTCAATGACTTGATGAAACTTTTCCCCGAATTGAACGGTATAGCAGAAAATGGAACTGCGAATACTTATACACCGACTCCACCAAGACGATTAaag GGACCAAAATCGAGGGAATCATCACCACTGTCGGATTCGAGAAGCGATATAAGag GTTCAAATTCTCAATTTATTGAGAGAACAGAAAAATTAGAGTATACCGTTAAAAAATTAATGGATGTGGCAAAAGAACTGAAAGAATCGAAGAAATCTGCGGACGAAGTAAATACAACACGATTGAAGAAACTTGGCAAGAG ATCAACATCCGTGGAAAGCGATCCCGGGAAAGGTATAACAACATCTCGTTCGAAACCACGTTTGAAGAGAAAGAGTTTATCTTTAGAACAGACATCAGTACGAAATGAAGAA TCACGTATTTGGGGCACTGATAGCAACATGTCCAGTTTGCAATCATTAGAAAGTTCAGATGCTGAAGGACGAACACAAAGTTTGCAGAGAGATTCCAGTGTCGACAG TCGCCTCTCTACCGGTTCTACTAAAAGCGAAATGTTGGAGCGAGAAAAAAAGCATAGTAAAGgtataataaaaaagattacAACTAAATTGACTAAATCAGCCAGTGTGGATGATCCAAATATTTCTATGGACCTTTCTCTTCAA ACATCGGGATCCGAAACAAGCATCAATgagaagactgaaaagaaaaatCTAAAGAAAAAATTAACAGACATGTTCAAGAGAGGATCAAGAAGCGGCAG TGTAGAGAAGAAGATAAGTTCTACGAATCATAGTAGGCCAGCATCGAGAAACTCCACAACGTCGAACAAATAA